The window tttgtcagcagtatttttcaaaattgacagagcattcatatttcaaatttttttaacatacTGTAATCTTAAAATAGTCaggatgcgcatgttttcagatgacatgaaacaatacatgttaatttgtttttttgccttttctgccagccgccactgagaaatctttgattatacatatcagaatgaatgggacacaaaagtattagcatcaatacacaatgtgtaagcctatccatatttctcctagcctcatacagactgagatcacttcttggactacagcaaatttcttgtgtacacaatatttcaacaatccgacaccatagcattgatgcagagccacatgatcttctggatgcacatacaggattattggaaaatcaacccttttgtaattttttcaccatatatttttgacagtaatacataatatttttattttcaacattaaaaaactattcgctgaaaagcaacttgaagatgagacggccataaatttattttcaaaaaagtttatagtagatgtaagcactgtaaaaagttatgtaggacatttaaaaaatttagaaagggtaaaattgatgagaatgaaacatagaaaaaggagcagaaaagaagagaggataaaaaatacgaggactatgactggttaaagttgctcttgagtgggaaccttcaaaatttaaacgtaaaagaattagataaataccttgataaacataaattaccaaaacaaaaaaaattgaaagctgaaaaagttcaaattataaccgcacatatacatgcacaaccttcattcaatttaagaaaactgtcagggaaagatgtaacaacttatgtcacagatgagtcagagtcagatagcagtgactctgaattggaaatctctgtcaatggagtcattgagagtgatgatgatggtgttggttctgaatataatagtgacacagacactgaactgacgaaatcccagagaaccaacgtgaccatgttactttaagaagtggcagagtagcaagtcgttttgttttgaattaaggtggagttgcatgttgccaacagagtttttttcaaagcaatatttctcatcaaagatgacaaggaaaccccctcataccatatattttcaaaaagcagagactctaaagtttagtatggtagcagtagttactcaaaggatgaagtgggtgtatatttggggtcaaaaacctcaattttggtattaatgataaaaattaatttaagtcaaaaactagacagtattttctgaaatgtaatatttcacttgaaaggagagtatatgtagaataaaacgactattttatttggcattatccatcctcattttaaaattgtaggggtttaaagactgacactctaataattgattaaaatcatgatcagcaaaattaaaatgcctcttattcaaaatgcctcttattaaaaatgtaagagctttattgccaaacaaaaccaattgatagtcgttttgttatatagcatttaaaaaacataatgtgaaatttcagaaaatttgacccagtcgGAGTGGAGTTATATTCTTCGGAAATGTtaaaattgggaggcaaaagaagccaagaaatcgggtgatttgcatacatttgcacaaaattaacacttttttatcatgcaactttacactgctttacaagctacaaggtaaacccaacctgatgatgctgaatatttgctgtaatttttagcatttgttcaatgttcatctctgtgtatcagcatttgtttgttattctatcactacatagaacacccaatgctgtatttagcaacataccagtgtgaacataaatgaccattgttattgttgataaatgaattctagcctgGACTTGAttcgagatctcttttcaacaaaaacaaccccgaCTGtttactgtatggtttgtgttgacatgctaaatactggacatttcatgacgcttcagggaggagaacaagatactgcagtagatgcataaaacaaaccactgtgaatattaccgaatttggcagctaaaggagtttaactaaacacgttgagtttatctgtcacccaggtagcatctatggttctcttttgtagagatcagaaattctgggcaaatattgaattgatgatttttttccttggcccccctaaaagattgtggtatttttgtctggcccccctaaattttcttgggaaaaatgggtggcccccccccccctgaaaatcttCCACCCCCctcctggaagtaaattctgaatcgtcccttagccTTCTATGCCACTTCGTATGTGAAGTTAATTCCACGCTCGTTCAACTTCGGTAGCAACTCTCGGTCGAAACTCTCGCTCTGAGCTACGGTGAAGTGATTTTTCCAGTCGCCTATGATTCCCTTGCGAAAAAACTGGTTCCGATTCTTGAACGACCCTTCGTCGAACGGTAGGGACTCGCCCGCCGTGTTGACCATGCTTTCGAACGTACACTTCTTTGTGGTTCGGACCAGGTCTTCCTCTGTGACTGGACGTTCGATGAAATCGGCGATTCTCTGTATGGTTGCTTTGAAGTTGCACTTCATTTCTTCGTAAGTGACATGTAAAACACTGTCAGCTTCTCCCAGATCGTACCAGCCTGTGACGTGATCCAACCAAGGACCGAAAGTCACCCTGCCTTCCAGAAAGTCGCGTTCGGCCAGCTGCTGCCATCCTACTTGGAACTCTTCTCCGAGGAAGGCATTCATAAAGTGATAGTAAGACGTACATGTGTCTTTGGGATTACGAGACACGTAGATGATCTTTCCTCCGCTTTCCTTAACAAGCCTAGCCGGGAAGATATGGCTGGGAAGGTGACTGCGGAAAAGCCTGGGTGACGTGTAGCTGGCTGCGTGTTTCAAGAAGGTCTTTCTGAAATCTTCAAGAATACCTTCGTAGACCTTGCCTTCTTTGGAAAGCAGCAAGTCGAACATAGGTTCGTTGGTTCTCTCGCCGATTTTTGTCACGCCCCATTTTCCGAGGTACAGCTCACGAAGACAGAGCAGGGTCCAGTTCAGCCCGGCCTTTGGGAACGCCACGACAAACACGTCGCCGTTTCTGTATTCAAAGGAGCTAAACTTTTCTTCGAAATGTTCAGTATCGCTGAGGCTGTACATCAGCTTTGGTATGTAGCAGCCGTTCATTTTGAAGTACACGGGGTCAGAGTCTTCGGCCATGATGTTCGGCTTGAATTAAGGTCAACTGGTGTGATCTCACAATGAAGGAAGTTGAATGAGTAGATGACAGCCGACCTATATCCCATGATGCATGGTTATATTAGCCTTCACCTGTGTTCTTGTGCAAAAACAACCATCGACTCCATCTCAAGCACAGGGTACAgtaagcaatattcgtctagaagttatcaatatgatcaataaatgacTTACGTCTACTACCTATGAGCTGCTAAAGAGttatagtcccatgtttgggctataatatataatattgctTGCAGTACTCTGCGTGTCAAGCTGGTATAATCAAAGTCACCTGTGTTTTATTCCGCCCTGCGCCTATGCGCCCCATACACGTACTAGTATGTAGATATGTCTGAGAAGAagaggcatatgtacacacgtctgtggggcgcatagacgcagagcggaatagaacaCTATATATCATAGCCAAACATGGGactgtgcccgagggtaggtgaccatttgcccgacgtaaggagggcaaatggtctcctgccccgagggtacatagtcccttgtttgggctataatatttttattacatgcctctcttactcagtttgcaccaaaaatatttacgtttattggcaaattatagtcaaatgctttattttcattttagacgaaaaacggttaaaaatagaacgattttcatcatcgaatggcgcattgatatatttaaactactgttacgcggtttatcaatatttttatgcgaaattttccaaaaaccggattttctgtgcaaaacatgcaatttcaaGACTTATACGtcgaaaagttttcaagttgaaaatagttccggttcactttcagtccagtgatgactatgcggcccgcgacgtcatcggcgagttaccattgaatcctatggagcgcgcgacgttcgatatacgaggcatgtaataaacgtAACTGCGATATAACTTACTTGTACGGACACTATAAAGTGAGCGTTTTTACATGCACGTACAGAGAAACTTTAGACTTGGATATTGGTGGTAAAATCCTCGGCACACTACCCGATTTATGACTAGATA of the Ptychodera flava strain L36383 chromosome 20, AS_Pfla_20210202, whole genome shotgun sequence genome contains:
- the LOC139120756 gene encoding amine sulfotransferase-like, which encodes MAEDSDPVYFKMNGCYIPKLMYSLSDTEHFEEKFSSFEYRNGDVFVVAFPKAGLNWTLLCLRELYLGKWGVTKIGERTNEPMFDLLLSKEGKVYEGILEDFRKTFLKHAASYTSPRLFRSHLPSHIFPARLVKESGGKIIYVSRNPKDTCTSYYHFMNAFLGEEFQVGWQQLAERDFLEGRVTFGPWLDHVTGWYDLGEADSVLHVTYEEMKCNFKATIQRIADFIERPVTEEDLVRTTKKCTFESMVNTAGESLPFDEGSFKNRNQFFRKGIIGDWKNHFTVAQSESFDRELLPKLNERGINFTYEVA